Proteins from one Pirellulales bacterium genomic window:
- a CDS encoding HdeD family acid-resistance protein has protein sequence MFDKAKRISSFLVIRGLLALVFGVLVLALPTLAVVASLIWVFAIFAIVDGTFAVVGSLASHDTFDDWWLLLLAGIFGIMIGVFTFARPGVAALVLVIYIGLRALISGVLEIVFALRLRRHVEGEWLFIVAGILSVLFGLALIVWPVAGLEAVVWLIGVYAIAGGAMQLVLAGQVRDWVRRMQDKKAATP, from the coding sequence ATGTTCGATAAAGCAAAACGCATCTCCAGCTTTTTAGTGATCCGCGGCCTGTTGGCCTTGGTATTTGGCGTGCTGGTGCTGGCACTGCCGACTCTGGCGGTGGTGGCTTCGCTGATTTGGGTGTTTGCAATTTTTGCGATTGTGGATGGAACTTTTGCCGTCGTGGGTTCTTTGGCCAGTCACGACACCTTTGACGATTGGTGGCTGCTGCTGTTGGCGGGCATTTTTGGAATTATGATCGGTGTGTTTACTTTCGCCCGGCCCGGCGTGGCGGCGTTGGTGCTGGTGATCTATATCGGCCTGCGTGCGCTAATTAGCGGCGTGTTGGAAATCGTGTTTGCATTGCGACTGCGTCGCCACGTCGAAGGAGAATGGCTGTTCATCGTGGCAGGCATTCTTTCCGTGCTGTTTGGCCTGGCCTTGATTGTGTGGCCGGTGGCCGGATTGGAAGCCGTGGTGTGGCTGATCGGCGTGTACGCCATTGCGGGAGGGGCCATGCAACTAGTGCTGGCCGGACAGGTTCGCGATTGGGTACGGCGGATGCAAGACAAAAAGGCGGCAACGCCGTAA